The Oryzias melastigma strain HK-1 linkage group LG6, ASM292280v2, whole genome shotgun sequence genome includes a window with the following:
- the tsnaxip1 gene encoding translin-associated factor X-interacting protein 1 → MSLHRNITLPPLNQTEERGSMNSRVQQKNSEGIHDSPADFDVEGQLTTKLCWSGSSYLYAGPGRKPELLRQLERHVNEELCAISSQEPKFEELRLQVYRNVFDQFISAFTTYQPLLCTIKKEYDNIIVDQQDQIQKLAPLQSQLRLVTEECERKIRAQWKEQHTEIETLKREKQQLQRDAQSMKEAEKNTQTVVDRLRSELSQQYLQYREEHDARQLLIRQLNDLTRASVMNKRPAVQNKDFQELQRELEACREELRNMKAEYRDAVPQHDWDTLQQTHQRTVLQLKTLQGDFKLIKSEYDILLELHKSSNLQPKDQVSTSMQTEENVEEEPETKPEQLHKLINLCDPKEEPAHESK, encoded by the exons ATGTCTCTACACAGAAACATTACACTACCTCCTTTAAACCAAACAGAAGAACGGGG atccATGAATAGCAGAGTTCAACAGAAAAACTCTGAAGGAATTCATGACAGTCCTGCTGATTTTGATGTGGAAGGACAACTCACTACAAAG TTGTGTTGGTCTGGAAGCAGCTACCTGTACGCAGGTCCAGGTAGAAAACCTGAGCTTCTGAGGCAGCTGGAGCGCCATGTGAACGAGGAACTGTGTGCGATCAGCTCTCAGGAGCCAAAGTTTGAGGAACTAAGGTTGCAG GTGTATCGCAATGTTTTTGATCAATTCATCAGTGCATTCACAACCTACCAGCCACTTCTGTGCACCATCAAAAAGGAATATGACAATATTATCG TGGATCAACAGGATCAAATCCAGAAATTAGCTCCTCTCCAGTCCCAGCTGAGGCTCGTGACAGAGGAATGCGAGAGGAAGATTCGAGCACAATGGAAAGAGCAGCATACTGAGATTGAAACTTTGAAAagagagaagcagcagctgcagagggaTGCCCAGTCCATGAAGGAGGCAGAAAAGAACACGCAGACAGTG GTGGACCGTCTGCGGTCAGAGCTTTCCCAGCAGTATCTGCAATACCGTGAGGAGCATGACGCTCGGCAGCTGCTGATCCGACAGCTCAATGACTTAACCAGAGCTTCTGTGATGAACAAGCGTCCTGCAGTTCAAAATAAAG ATTTTCAGGAGCTACAGCGGGAACTCGAGGCGTGTCGTGAGGAGCTCAGAAATATGAAAGCAGAGTATCGAGATGCTGTTCCACAACACGACTGGGATACCCTGCAACAAACCCACCAGAGGACTGTCCTGCAG CTGAAGACTCTGCAGGGTGACTTCAAGTTAATTAAGAGTGAGTACGACATCCTCCTGGAGCTCCACAAAAGTAGCAACTTGCAGCCCAAGGACCAGGTGTCAACCTCTATGCAG ACAGAGGAAAATGTGGAGGAAGAACCAGAAACCAAACCTGAACAGCTCCACAAGCTGATCAACCTTTGTGACCCCAAGGAGGAGCCAGCTCATGAGTCCAAGTAG